A window from Mycobacterium saskatchewanense encodes these proteins:
- the gltX gene encoding glutamate--tRNA ligase: MTTAGQVRVRFCPSPTGTPHVGMVRTALFNWAYARHTGGTFVFRIEDTDAERDSEESYLALLDALRWLGLDWDEGPEVGGPYGPYRQSQRKEVYREVVAKLLEAGEAYYAFSTPEEVEARHIAAGRNPKLGYDNFDRQLTDPQRAAFLAEGRKPVVRLRMPDEDLAWDDLVRGTTTFAAGSVPDFALTRANGDPLYTLVNPVDDALMKITHVLRGEDLLPSTPRQLALYQSLIRIGVAERTPQFAHLPTVLGEGTKKLSKRDPQSNLFAHRDRGFIPEGLLNYLALLGWAIADDHDLFSLDEMVAAFDVVDVNSNPARFDQKKADALNAEHIRMLEPADFAGRLRDYFDAHGHRLGLDDAAFATAADLVQTRIVVLGDAWELLKFLNEDEYAIDPKAAGKELGPDAGPVLDAALAALDGLAEWTTAHIETALKTALIDDLALKPRKAFGPIRVAATGTTVSPPLFESLELLGRVRSLRRLSAAREAIV, from the coding sequence GTGACCACAGCAGGGCAGGTACGCGTCCGATTCTGTCCGTCGCCCACCGGCACCCCGCACGTCGGGATGGTCCGCACCGCGCTGTTCAACTGGGCCTATGCCCGGCACACCGGCGGCACGTTCGTTTTTCGCATCGAGGACACCGACGCCGAACGGGACAGCGAGGAAAGCTATCTCGCGCTGCTCGACGCGCTGCGCTGGCTCGGCCTGGACTGGGACGAGGGGCCCGAGGTCGGCGGACCCTACGGCCCGTACCGTCAGTCGCAGCGCAAAGAGGTCTACCGCGAGGTGGTGGCCAAACTTCTCGAAGCGGGGGAGGCCTACTACGCATTCTCGACGCCCGAGGAGGTCGAGGCCCGTCACATCGCCGCGGGCCGCAATCCGAAGCTGGGCTACGACAATTTCGACCGGCAGCTGACCGACCCGCAGCGCGCGGCCTTCCTCGCGGAAGGCCGTAAGCCCGTGGTGCGCCTGCGCATGCCCGACGAGGACCTGGCCTGGGACGACCTCGTCCGCGGCACCACCACGTTCGCTGCGGGCAGCGTGCCCGATTTCGCGCTGACCCGCGCCAACGGGGATCCGTTGTACACCTTGGTCAACCCCGTCGACGACGCGCTGATGAAGATCACCCACGTCCTGCGCGGCGAAGACCTGCTGCCGTCGACCCCGCGTCAGCTCGCGCTGTATCAATCGCTGATCCGGATCGGCGTGGCCGAGCGGACCCCGCAGTTCGCGCACTTGCCAACGGTATTGGGGGAGGGCACCAAGAAACTGTCGAAGCGCGATCCGCAATCCAATCTGTTCGCCCACCGCGACCGGGGGTTCATCCCCGAGGGGCTGCTGAATTACCTTGCGCTGCTGGGCTGGGCGATCGCCGACGACCATGACCTGTTCAGCCTCGACGAGATGGTGGCCGCGTTCGACGTCGTCGACGTCAACTCCAACCCCGCCCGGTTCGACCAGAAGAAGGCCGACGCCCTGAACGCCGAGCACATCCGGATGCTCGAGCCGGCGGATTTCGCGGGCCGCCTGCGCGACTACTTCGACGCCCACGGCCACCGCCTTGGGCTGGACGACGCGGCGTTCGCCACCGCCGCCGATCTGGTGCAGACCCGCATCGTGGTGCTGGGCGACGCGTGGGAGCTGCTGAAGTTCCTCAATGAAGACGAGTACGCAATCGACCCCAAGGCGGCGGGCAAGGAGCTCGGCCCCGACGCGGGCCCGGTGCTCGACGCCGCCCTGGCCGCGCTGGACGGCCTGGCGGAGTGGACCACGGCGCACATCGAGACCGCGCTGAAGACCGCGCTCATCGACGACCTGGCGCTCAAACCGCGTAAGGCTTTCGGTCCGATCAGGGTTGCCGCCACCGGGACGACGGTCAGCCCGCCATTGTTCGAGTCGCTGGAGTTGCTCGGCCGCGTCCGCAGCTTGCGGCGCCTGAGTGCGGCGCGCGAAGCGATTGTCTAG
- a CDS encoding pyridoxamine 5'-phosphate oxidase family protein, with protein sequence MGTNQRASIVMSEDEIADFVVRSRTGTLATVGIDGQPHLTAMWYAVVDGEIWLETKAKSQKAVNLKRDPRVSFLIEDGDTYDTLRGVSFEGIAEIIDDPEVAHRVGVSVFERYTGPYSDEMKPFVEQMMNKRVCVRIVPRRARSWDHHKLGLPPMPVGGSTAPAARAADQ encoded by the coding sequence ATGGGAACCAATCAGCGCGCGAGCATCGTCATGTCCGAGGACGAGATCGCCGATTTTGTCGTCCGAAGCCGCACCGGAACCCTGGCCACCGTCGGTATCGACGGCCAGCCGCACCTGACCGCGATGTGGTACGCCGTGGTCGACGGTGAGATCTGGCTGGAAACCAAGGCCAAATCGCAGAAGGCGGTCAACCTCAAACGCGATCCGCGGGTGAGTTTCCTGATCGAGGACGGCGACACCTACGACACCCTGCGCGGGGTTTCCTTCGAGGGCATCGCCGAGATCATCGACGATCCCGAGGTCGCCCACCGCGTCGGCGTCAGCGTGTTCGAGCGCTACACCGGCCCCTACAGCGACGAGATGAAGCCGTTCGTCGAGCAGATGATGAACAAGCGGGTCTGCGTGCGCATCGTGCCCCGCCGCGCCCGGTCATGGGATCACCACAAATTGGGTCTGCCACCCATGCCGGTGGGCGGGTCGACCGCCCCGGCCGCGCGGGCGGCCGATCAGTAA